Genomic segment of Salvia splendens isolate huo1 chromosome 12, SspV2, whole genome shotgun sequence:
CTGATTTGGTCTAATACATGTTTTTCTTATCGTTGTTCTGATTGGCTTTGAATAAAATGCAGGGTATTCTCACGAATGAGACGAGGTGTTTAAGGTGTGAGACAGTTACTGCAAGGGATGAAACATTCTTAGATTTAAGCCTTGATATTGAACAGAACAGTTCGATTACAAGCTGCCTCAAGAACTTCAGTTCTACAGAGACCCTCAATGCGGAAGATAAATTCTTCTGCGACAAATGTTGCAGGTGGGTTGCCTTGTTTACGTTACAACTACACATTCACGACAAAGAAGGTTAATTCGTTTATCTCATCTAATCACAGTTTGCAAGAAGCCCAGAAAAGGATGAAGATAAAGAAATCACCTCGCATCTTGGTGATTCATCTCAAGCGATTTAAGTACATGGAACAGCTAAACAGACACAAGAAGTTATCCTACCGGGTCGTGTTCCCCCTAGAGCTGAAACTCAGCACCACGTTAGATGCTGGCGACTCAGTATACTCTCTGTTTGCTGTGGTGGTTCACGTAGGAACTGGGCCAAACCACGGGCATTATGTGAGTCTTGTAAAAAGCCATAATCACTGGCTGTTCTTTGATGATGAGAATGCGGAGATGATTGATGAGTCGGCCATCCAGACGTTTTTCGGGTCCGCCCAGGAATACTCGAGCAACACGGACCATGGGTACATTCTGTTCTATGAAAGCCTCAGTGGCGATGACAAGTCACTCTAACCTTACCTTGTGTTGCTACCTCTGTCTTGCCATGGCATGATGTTGGCACCTGCAACGTTTGTTCTTTGTACATGAATAACAGCCTCACAAGTTTAGAATAGTAAAATACTTTGTAACTTTCACTTTAATATTTTGCTACCAACTGATGTTTTTGGGCAATCCTCTCtatgttttatttttcctttccATGTTGTACAATAGTCTTCACTCTTGATGTTATTGGCCTCATTTTCTAGCAACTTTTATAGGGAAATTGTGGTTATATTCTGGTTCCAGCAACTTTAAAAATCAGCTATGAAAACAACGAAGTTTGGATTTGTTAGAAATTATCTCACGGCAAAATTTTGTTGCAAAATTATGTCTGAGAACATACGTGGATATACTGTGGGTGTTGGTAAGTTAAAATGTCGTCCATTCATATGAAAAAAACGATGTCGCTTGGTTGAAAACCTCAATAAGTACTCCATATTACATGCAGGCGGCTAAAAGATTTCAGTATAAGataattatgaacaaatttgTAGTTTTTTCGGCTGATTTTTTAAAGTTGTAGTACATCTCAAAATTTGgctaaaatttatgattttttcgacatagtcttattttatttttcatctttTGGATGTTGAAAGTGGCGAATAAGCAATACTCTTAATTACTCCACTTAATTTGAATGTTATTTTATAGTAATACTACAACCACTTGCAGATAGATGTGAGTATTTGGATTTCGGTGCAATTTATTTGCTAAGCTAGAATTACTCggattttgaagaaaaaaatatgaatagaaATAAACTAAATTCAGTATTTCGATTTTGGTCATTTTGCTTACCTCTAGGAGCTATGACTTAATGAGCATACTCAGATTATGGAAGGTAGTGTTAgctaaataaattgaatttagttttACGAGTCCAATAATATATGCATTGATGTCAAAGTAGATATTACCATATCATAAACAAACACAAATCTTTCATCATAATCGTTCCCCAAGAACAGATTTTATGGCAATCATGGATATAATAAATGCATTAACCAATGTAGTCCAATTAATAATAGTAGTCACGGTTCACCTACCATTATTTATTCACGTGAAGCTCGCCTCTAGCTACCTCATTAgatatctttatttatttaatattttatctttatCAATCTTGTTAcattgtcattttttttaaataattctaTGCAAATCATTATTCAAAAGCTTGtagtaattaaatataaaaaattaaaatctcaaAAATTACAATGCAAAATTTTGAGTAGGTATGGGGCAATAATGtgctcatttttttaaattaatgagaAGATAAAGTCTCAGTCACggttaattaaaaatttaatgcaCCAAGATGGAAAGCGTGCTTAGAGCATCCGCGGAAGTTGAAGGacgacgtccgtccgtccgtccgcTGTCCGCCGTTGAGCTCTCGCCGCTGGCACAGCACTGCTCGATGCATTGAACACGTCCGTGCCAGTGAGCAGTTGACGTGTCCTCCTttgattggccaacgacaatACCGTtggcaatttttttaaaaaaaatggattttaattaaaaaatctgattaaaaaaatatttttccacttcccaaaatattatatccgttttctcctcacttttaatttatctttcaatttttttctccaaaaattcacattttcatctataaataccctcacttccacacaaaaaaattcacaccgcactatacaattctcatctaaattctctcatttccatttttacaattctcaatctttcattcactcttacaacaaaaaaatgtccgactccgacgatcacccctccgactcctgCAGTTGGAACCACGAACGGTTCGGctcgcaaccatttcctagtccggaaatggaattttcggcccctcctcaaacccaaagttcgcaagctccgggtggctatcagtcttacccggtggacgaccaagatgcccccgaggggcaatacgggtgggcacccgaaccacccgtacctagagcgggagggagcgaCGACTCTCAAACTTCTTCTgttcctactcgtggtgtccgcaccccgtacactctgGGCGAGAGTATGGTGCACAATGCAATATACTGAGctaacgaagaaatccaaaagttccaggagtattacctccaggaagagcggtcggcggggagcggcagaagcgaggtcgacatcatcggtgccgcgttggcgacctaccaatcccaacactacaaaccgttcaagtgcctcaatgtttggcaggaggtgcgtgtgcatccgaagtataggggagacgtatcatcctcctctagctcatccggaaaacggtcgaggtcggtatccctatccgacgccggctccgatgaggtgtccacccagctcgccggagctaacttgggtagctcgacgccggcccgagtagttcccaacgccagccgcaaggaaggaagaagtcgacggccaaccgccgtcgcgtcgcgactccatctgccccccgctccctttgtgccacctcaaccccccaccaactcgttgtggggggttttggcccaactcaatttggccgataggtcaactatgacccccgaccaacttcgatcgcatgtggcaatgatacAGGGTCaccaaagaacattgggggtagagccggatgaatagtcttccatgagggtatttttagcctttaattatgtgatttttattttttagaagtttaatcatgtaatttttaatttttaggattttaattatgtaatttttaatttttagaatttaaattatgtaatttttatttttttataatttgtaatagtattccgggtaattttaatgcattttaatattgtggaaatgtttttatttaaattgaataatagaatggtgggaccttgagcttgtccttgcggaagagtacggatgtgagtgttgtgctcttacctaAGGACAAGGAGTAAAAGTGGATCCGGGCTCACATCCGTGCTCATTGGCAAGAGCCCGAATGGGGATGCTCTTATCTGGAAAAAGGATTACGCCCCACGTGCTTCACTCCTCTCTCTCATTAGccatagaagaagaagaaggctcGGCCTCGGCCGATCAACTCACACACATACATACTTCCACGTATCCTCTGAATCGAGGAGGAATCGGAAATGGAGTCAACAATGCTCTCAATCAGCGCTTCCACAATGTCGATTTTGCTCCTCTCCAAGTCTCGTAATCCCCATTCTACCCCGCTCGTTGCTCACCTCCACCGCCGATTCTCCTCCACTCTCCCCGTTCAGCTCGCTCACCTCCAGCTCAGGCGCTGCGACGACTCCTCCGCCCGATCCGCGGTGCTGCACCCGAACCGGTCGCAGTTCTCCGCTAGGTATTCGGCGTCGAGTGCGTCCGGCGGCGGCGGATTTGGCGGTggcggaggtggaggtggaggcggaggcgatggaTCGCCGGAGAGTGGCGATGCTAAGCCTGGCGCTGTGGCTGCTGGAGCGGCCGATGGTGCTGCTTTGAGTTCGGATGTTATTATTCTGGATGTTGGAGTGAGGACTTGCctctatttgatttttttaccactttttttttctttgcagTCCTTTTTTTGGAGCTCTGCTGGTTCAATTAAGTTTGTTTTTGGATGATACTGCTGATCATTTCTGCAAATTTTTGCTTCTTcatctttgttttttttgaTTAATTGTTTCAAACTTGAGTGACTGTTTCTGTAGATTTTTTTCTGTATATATCTGCAATGCAAGGCCGAGAGCCTGCAGTAGCTCAAATTACTCGAAATTTTTTCCAGAAAGGATTGGATTTTGATGTTTGCAACTGACTAAATGAATGATTTATCTGTGTACAATTGATCGTAGGTTAAATCTCTCCAAGCTGAGTTTATGATGACTGGTCTTATTCTTATGATTATTTCCTAAATTTGTATGTGATTTATCTCATGTTTAGATTATTAACTTCCTTGGTATTACAGGGGATGACATGTGGAGGATGTGCGGCGAGTGTGAGGAGAATATTAGAAAGCCAAGTAAGCATCTGATCATTCGTACTCCATATTTTGATTTCTGCTGATTTCTGTTCTTCCTCTTGTATTGCATTTTTCATCTTTCTTTTACCTTCATATGAATTTCGGAGAAGACCAGAAGTCATTATGCTTTATATTTTGAGGCTCATTTGGTGCATATTTCTCTTTTTCCGAATGGTATGCTTGTGCTATATAAGGTTCCAATTTTGATACTTCTGTTAGCTGTGTAGTTGATactttgaatttggtgtaaTTACTCTAGAATATTATTGTCTGGATTTGTGGGAGAAAGATTGTTGAACTTGTGTTGTGGAAGCTTTATGGGCTGAAGTAACTATTGTCATGCTTTTAGGTGAAGTTCTGCTAGATATTTTGTTCTTAAAACACTAGATCTAATTGAAATACTATCAAAATGATGAACAGCCGCAGGTTTCTTCAGCTAGTGTAAACCTGACGACAGAGACAGCAATTGTATGGCCTGTTTCTGAAGCCAAGGTAGCACCAAACTGGAAAAAGGAAATCGGAGAAGCTCTTGCAAAGCATTTAAGCAGCTGTGGTTTCAAATCAAACCTCAGAGGTCTGCATTTAGCATCTTTGATTTGGATGTTTCATTTAAGTTGCTGTTTGTTGTGCTGCTTATGCTCTTACAATTTTCACTGGAAAACTTTCATGCGAACATGTGGTCTTGTTTGTGCTAATGCTGAAATAGGGATTTCTATTTGCTATTTATCTAGAAAAAGTGGTATATTAGGCTTCAGTTTGATACATTCATAGTTTAAGACAAGGGTGCGTTAGCACTTAGTACTACAGGTTTTCTTTCCATATCCTCTCTCCACTATCCACTGATAAATATCTGAATTTATTCTTGACCAATTAGGTGAATGTTTGAGAATTACAAGAATCCTTGCGTCCAATACTCTAATGTCATGCTTATTCTAGCTATACCATGAGATGGGTGAGACACTGCAAATGACACCTCTGTGGTTCTTTCTTTTGGCCAATTTGATTCTCTCTATAGTTTGTACATGGTCCGATGTGGGGGTAGTTATTGGATATTTAGTGAAGGATCCAATGTGAGATTAGTTATCAGATTTTTCTACATACATGATCCAGTGTGAAGGCAGAGGTAGTAACTGATTTTGACACGTGGAGAAACTGACAATCAAAGATGTTTTTTGTGCCTTGTTATGGTGATTCAAAATGGGTTCTggttttgaaattaaaattctaCTTAATTATGTGTTGATCACTTGATCTACTTTCATGATTTCACCGTTAGCATTCTGAAAGAGAATTTAACTGTAGGTCAATCACCCATTTCTTTCATGCTAAAACATGTAAATACCACGTGACAATTATTACCTGTCCACTGAGCCTCTCGTCTAGTTTTCGAATAAGAATCAACCCTGTCATGCATGTGGCCTTATGACTTACATAGCTTTATGGGAAATTGGCAGATCAGGGAGCTATTGAAGGGGATATTCAGTTGTAGGGGGTGCAATGGATTCTTGTAACAACCATCATTCTGCATTCATGGTATGTCCCAGATTTACTCATACTCGAGAGTTTCTTTCTGGTCTAGTTTGACCCTCTTTACCCAACTAAAGAATATGTCAGCCTCAGGACATTCTAATGGCATAGTTTTTTCATCTTAGGTGTCTCTCTTCAGCTACTAGTGATGGATTTGTTGAAGGCAGGCCTATCTATCCCATTGAGCAGATTAACTAATACTACCAAGTCTTCACTAGATATAAGTGGACATTTACTTATTTTGTTTAGGGATTAATGTATTAGCTTTTGTAAGAGGAGACTGTTAGAACATATTTTCCTGAGGGATTAATGTAATAGCTTTTGTAAGAGGAGACTGTTAGAACATACAACAGTTTTGTTAATGTTTAAGCTTCTGTCTAGATGAGCCTTCTTCTGCATTTGTCTATGTTGCAAAATCCAGTCTCTGGAGTATGTGGTAATGGAAACACACCAGTTATTAATTTGTTTAACAGTGACATACATGCCTTGCAAAACTTGCACATTTGGAGAAATCAAGATGTTAATTTTAGTATAGCATGAAATCAACATGGAATGTTGTTGAATTCAATTTTCTTCTAGTGCTTAGGAGATCTACATTTCATCTGGATATCAGCATATTATTTTTGGAAAAGcttataatttttcttttggTAAAGTCTGGATCTGATGAGGGGAAGGAAAATAGGTGCATGAATTAAGTGCATAGCTTCATCTCTAATGGGTGACGCTAGGGGTTAACTCTCTAATTGAGAGTGGTCTATGTATTAGTTCCAAACCAATGAATATGGATCTGTGCTTGGCAACATGCTACTT
This window contains:
- the LOC121758049 gene encoding ubiquitin carboxyl-terminal hydrolase 4-like gives rise to the protein MVDGVTLTMGVAGSKLEKALGDHFPEGERYFGLENFGNTCYCNSVLQALYFCVPFREQLLEYYSNNKSQGEAEENLLTCLAELFSQINSQKKKTGVIAPKRFVQRLRKENDVFRGYMHQDAHEFLNFLLNQLVDILEKECIKPTTENVSNGPSNGHVNGVKQEPAATWVHKNFQGILTNETRCLRCETVTARDETFLDLSLDIEQNSSITSCLKNFSSTETLNAEDKFFCDKCCSLQEAQKRMKIKKSPRILVIHLKRFKYMEQLNRHKKLSYRVVFPLELKLSTTLDAGDSVYSLFAVVVHVGTGPNHGHYVSLVKSHNHWLFFDDENAEMIDESAIQTFFGSAQEYSSNTDHGYILFYESLSGDDKSL